The window CCAAGGCACAAGGCCGCAACCGCATTGCAACGAGCTGACCAATCCATTGCCACCGGCCGCGCAGAAGCCGCGACCGGGCCGAACGCTCCAGGACAGGGCTATGAGAACCAAATCCGCTAAGTCATCCGAGAACCTGCTCGAGGAATTGCAGACCGCCCTCTCCCACGGCACCGTTGCGCGCCGGGTCGAGACGCTGCGCCGCGTCACCGATCTGTTCATTAACAACGCGGTGGATTATTCCGACGACCATATCCGGGTGTTCGACGACGTCTTCCAGTGCCTGATCGAGCAGATCGAGGCCTCGGCGAAGGCGCTGCTCGCCGACCGGCTCGCGCCGATCGGAGCCGCGCCGCCCCAGATCATCCGCACGCTCGCACTCGACGACGTCATCGAGGTCGCCGGCCCCGTGCTGACGAAGTCGGAACGGCTCGACGAGACCACCCTGATCGAGATCGCGCGCAGCAAGAGCCAGGCCCATCTCAAGGCGATCTCGCTGCGGCGGGTGCTGTCGGAAGCCCTGACCGACGTGCTGGTGACACGCGGCAACGAAGACGTGGTGCAGTCGACCGCTGCAAACCCGGGCGCGCAGCTCTCCGAGGGCAGCCTCGCCGATCTCGTCACCCGCGCCGAGCGCGACGACGACCTCGCCACCTGCATTGGCCTACGGCCCGACCTGCCGCGCCATCACTATCTGAAGCTGATCGCCAAGGCCTCCCTGAGAGTGCGCAGGAAGCTGGAGGCCGCCCATCCCGAACTCGCCGACGAAGTGTCGAACGTGGTCCAGCAGGCGGCGCAGCGGGTCCGTACCGCCGCCATGACCCGGCAGACCGAAATGGCACGCGCGCTGGTGAAGTCACTCCACGACGATGGCCGTCTCAACGAATTCCAGGTCACGACGTTCGCGGAGCATGGCAAGTTCGACGAGACCAATGCGGGGCTGGCAGCGCTCGCAGGCGTTTCGGTGGAGACCGCCGAGAACTTGATGATCGAAAGCCGCACCGAGGGCGTGATGATCCTCGCCAAGGTCGCCGGCATGCAATGGTCGAGCGTGCGCGCGATCATCGCGCTGCGCGAAAAGCTCTCGGGCGGCTCGCAGACCGACATGCTGACGCTGCGCGATACCTACGAAGCCCTGCGCGGCTCGACCGCGCAGCAGGTGCTGCGCTTCCACCGCATGCAGCAGGGTGCAATTCCGGCGGCTTAATACCTCAGGACTCGCGATCCAACGGCCGCGCCGATCGCAGTCACGATCGCGGTCGCGATCGTGTACCAGGTCGCGACGAACAGCGGCGAGTCGTCGGTGCAGTGCGAGGCGTAGAGCGTCGCCGCAAGCCCGGCCGACAACAGGCCGGCGAGCGCGCCGGCAAGCGCGGGGCGCGACGGCGCGCCGTGACGCAGGCCGAACAATGCGCCCGCGAGAAGCGGCAGCGACATCGCGGGGATCGCCGACATGCACCACCGCGAGTTCTTGCCGACGAGCCGCACCGTCATCGGCATGGCCGGCGCCATCATCGCTTCGCTGCCGATCGCGACCGCCAGCAACCCGACGGGCAGCAGCAGCAGCCAGCCCCAGCCGCGCATCAAGGCTTCGGGCCGCGACAAATGCAGGCTGATGATGATCGCCGGGATCGCCAGCGACAACGTGACCGCGAACTTCGTGTCGAAGAACGGATTGTGCATCGCCGTCATTACGTCCGGCCGGATGCCCAGGAACGTGGCGAAGATCAGGATCGAGAACGGCGCCGCCACCAGCAGGCCCATCGTCAGCAAGGCGCCGACGCGCGGGGCGCGGTGGGTGTTGTCGGCCGCGAGCGTGCGGATGAGTTGGTCGGTATCCATGACTAGTAGTCCCGCAGTTTGGCTGTGAGGGCCGCAAGCCCCCGATGCAGCGCGACCCGCACTGCACCTTCGCTCATCGAGAATTTCGTCGCCGTATCCTTGATCGAGGCGCTGTCGACCGCGATCGACTGCAACACGTCGCGTTGACGCTGCGGCAGGGCGCTGAGGTGGCCGGCGACCTCGCCCGCCGATGCCGTCTCCTGCGGCGTCTCGCCGGGCAGCGTTTCGGCGAAATCGTCGATATTGACGAAGATCCGCCTGCCCCGCCGCCTCAGCGTATCGATCAGCTTGTTGCGCGCGATCGCGAACAGCCAGGGGGCGAAGGGGGCCTCGCTGTCCCAGGTGTGCCGCTTCAGATGCACCGCCAACAAGATCTCTTGCACGATATCCTCGGCCTGATCGGGAGGCTGCCCGGCCCTCGCCAGGCCGCGCCTCGCGGCAGCGCGCAGCACCGGCGTGACCGCTTTCAGCAGCCGATGATACGCCGCATCATCGCCTGCCATGGCCGACCGCATCAGGCCGGTCCACTCGTCCTCACGTCCGCGCACGCGCGCTCCTACACGGCAATTCGGCCGCCCTTTCAATTTGTTACGTCGGCACCTCAGAAATCACGAAGTCGTGATCTGCAGCCGAGGGCCCCAAAGAATCCGATCCGGCCGCAAAAGCCCGGGAGGCTCATAACACCGATCGGTCCGCACTGCACCCGGCGGCGCGGCAGGCGTGGCCGGTTTGCCCCGGTTTTGCCCGGTGTGGCCCGAAGATTCCCATTTTTTGCCCCGCTGTCGTCATGCGCCGGGGTCTCTGTTCGTTTCCGGGACGGGTGAATTGGGGAGATCGTCAACATGATGAAAGCCAGCGGGCGCGCGGCATTGGTCGCTCTGACCGGACTATTGCTGCTGTTTGGAGCTTCAGTGCAGGCCGCGCCGAGTTCTGCGGCAAACACCCGGTCGGACAGCGCCAGCAAACAGGCCGATGCGGTTAAGCCGGGCAAGCAGCGGCGCCACGCGTCTCACCACAGCACCGGCAGCAAGACGGCGCAGAAATCCGACGACAAGACCGACGCCACACCGCGGGCCGACGAGGTCAAGAACGAGGTCAAGGCCGGCACCGACGTCCCGTCCGCGAGCCAAATGCCGCCGGAAGTCGCCAATGCCAATGCGCAGCTCGCCGCCGACACGCCGCCTGCGGCCGCAGCCTCCGCGATGACCGGCCGCGCCAGTGACAATGTCCAGGCCGCGGCCGACAATGCCGCCGCCCCCAATGCCGACAACCAGGTGGTCGCGCCCGACCAGCTCAACGACCTCGATCGCGCCCTGCAACAGGACAACCCGCCGGCGCAGAAGGCCGTGGTGGCCGCAACCGACGCACAGCCGCGCCCAGCGCCGGTCATGGCCAGCAGCCAGCCGAGTTCGGCCTGGGACCAGAGCTCCCTGATCGGCAAGATCTTCATCGGCGTCGGCACGCTGCTGACGCTGGCCTCCGCAGCGCGCATGTTTATGGCCTAATTCCTGGCCTGAGGAGCCCGTCCGGAACGCACGCGCTTGCGCGCTCCGGCCCCCCTTGAAGCCCACCCCGCCAGCGGGCACATTGCCCGCTCAATCAAAAGCGTGGGTGGAGCATGAGCACGTTCGAACACATCATCGTCGAAAGCATCGGTGCGGTCGGTATCATCAAGCTGAACCGGCCGAAGATGCTCAACGCGCTCTCCTTCGGCGTCTTCCGCGAGATCGCGGCGGCCGTGGACGATCTCGAGGCCGATGATGCCATCGGCTGCATCGTCGTGACCGGCAGCGAGAAGGCTTTTGCCGCCGGCGCCGACATCAAGGAGATGCAGCCGAAGGGCTTCATCGAGATGTTCTCCGAGGATTTTGCCGCGATCGGCGGCGACCGCGTCGCGCGTTGCCGCAAGCCGACCATTGCCGCTGTCGCCG is drawn from Bradyrhizobium diazoefficiens and contains these coding sequences:
- a CDS encoding sigma-70 family RNA polymerase sigma factor translates to MRGREDEWTGLMRSAMAGDDAAYHRLLKAVTPVLRAAARRGLARAGQPPDQAEDIVQEILLAVHLKRHTWDSEAPFAPWLFAIARNKLIDTLRRRGRRIFVNIDDFAETLPGETPQETASAGEVAGHLSALPQRQRDVLQSIAVDSASIKDTATKFSMSEGAVRVALHRGLAALTAKLRDY
- a CDS encoding DUF2336 domain-containing protein, producing MRTKSAKSSENLLEELQTALSHGTVARRVETLRRVTDLFINNAVDYSDDHIRVFDDVFQCLIEQIEASAKALLADRLAPIGAAPPQIIRTLALDDVIEVAGPVLTKSERLDETTLIEIARSKSQAHLKAISLRRVLSEALTDVLVTRGNEDVVQSTAANPGAQLSEGSLADLVTRAERDDDLATCIGLRPDLPRHHYLKLIAKASLRVRRKLEAAHPELADEVSNVVQQAAQRVRTAAMTRQTEMARALVKSLHDDGRLNEFQVTTFAEHGKFDETNAGLAALAGVSVETAENLMIESRTEGVMILAKVAGMQWSSVRAIIALREKLSGGSQTDMLTLRDTYEALRGSTAQQVLRFHRMQQGAIPAA
- a CDS encoding NrsF family protein yields the protein MDTDQLIRTLAADNTHRAPRVGALLTMGLLVAAPFSILIFATFLGIRPDVMTAMHNPFFDTKFAVTLSLAIPAIIISLHLSRPEALMRGWGWLLLLPVGLLAVAIGSEAMMAPAMPMTVRLVGKNSRWCMSAIPAMSLPLLAGALFGLRHGAPSRPALAGALAGLLSAGLAATLYASHCTDDSPLFVATWYTIATAIVTAIGAAVGSRVLRY